The nucleotide window AACCGCCTGCGGTGACCTGCTCATCAAGATGGGTGAGTGGATGGGCGAAAACGCCTTCGTTGGGCTGTATGCATTTACCAAGACACTTTTCGTGGGAGAGCACCCAAGCTGGCAGAAGCAGGAGGCGGCTCTTTTCCTGTTCATATCCCTCTTCAACGATTTTTATGACTGCGAAAAGAACATCCCACTGGACATGTCCCACGCCTGGCTGGAGCTTGTCAACTACGCCATTGGCAGGCAGGACCTGCCCATGTTGCGCGCTAGAGGCTATCTGGTTGCTGGTGCCTTGGCCAGGACATTTGAGCCAGCTCTTGGTTTGCTGGACGCCGTCATCACCGCTATGAACCAGGACGAGTCTGAGCTTGTGCAGGTAGCTTGCGTCAAGGCAGTCGAAGGCTTCATTATCGGTGGCGCTCCCATTGAAGCGCAAGTGCCCATTATCGTCGCTATCCAGCAATTCCTCGAATCCAAGGATATGAGCGATCTtgacgatgccgaggatCTTCTTGTCACTCTCCTCGACACGCTTAGGTCAGCGTTCAAGATGGACTACCGTATTGTCCTCTCGCCCGAGAGCAAGGCGCTCGACTTGGTGTTCTTGGTCGTGAAGCATGGTGCTGCCAACCTTCAAGTCGATGGCCTCGTCAACGATATTTTCTACGAGCTTGCCGAGAGGATTCAACAGATTGAAGACCCAGCTCTCTATACCGCCCTCTGCAGCAAGGCTCTGCCCTCTATCACTAGCACCTTTGACGTTGCCAATCTCACTCAGGATGAGCCGCTGGTTACGATTGCGGCCGAGATTCTCGCCGTTCTCCTCAACTTTGGTGTTGAGCCGCTGCCCGCCGGCTTGGTTGCCACGGTTCTTCCCAAGGTCAATCGGTTGCTTATGTCTTCTGACGAAGCTGAGGTTCTTAGGCCCGCTGCCGAAGCTGTCAAATACATGCTCCAACACGACCATCAGCAGATGTTTAACTACCAAGACGAAAACGGCCGTTCTGGGTTGGAGGTCTGTCTCCACATTATCGACCGTCTCCTTGGTCAGAACTTGGAGGATAATGCCGCCGCTgaagttggtggtgttgctgccgaACTCGTCGAAAAGGCTGGCCAAGAGAGGCTTGGTCCCTTTTTGCAACAGCTTTTGCAGGCTGTTGCGCAGCGTCTCGACAGCGCTCAGAATGTTGGTCTGATACAGTCTCTGATCCTGGTCTTTGCTCGCCTTTCCGAGGTGGGCGCTCACGATGTTGTGGAGTTCTtgagcagcatcaacatAAACGGGCAGAATGGCCTGCAGGTTGTGCTGACCAAGTGGTTGGAGAACTCGGTCAACTTTGTGGGGTATGAGGAGACTGCGAGAAAGTGAGTACATTATTGAAGACGCATCAAAAGACAAATACTGACATGTCACAGCATCATCGCCCTCTCCAAGGTCTACGCCCTCAACGACCCCCGCGTCGCGCAGGTTCAGGTCAGGGGCCAACTCATCATTCCCGAGGGGAACCGCATTAGGACACGATCCCAGACCAAGTTGCGTAagttcaccctccccctctctcccatgTCTGTGATAAAAGCTTACGTAACCAGCAGAGCCTGATCAATACACCATCATCCCTGCCCCACTCAAgatcctcaagctcctcgtcgaCGACCTCGTCACCGCGTCAGGagcccagccagcctccAAGGTAGCAGCTGCGGCAGCGTCCCAGTTTGCAGACCTCGACTCAGACGACGGGTCCGAGGGCTGGGAGGATGAGACCAACGACTTGGTCAACCTCGGCGCTGCCGTCTCTGCGGGCAACTTTGACTTTGGCGACAAGGTACGCAACGACGAGACGGGTGAGTACCTGAGGGTTTTCTTTGTCAAGGCGGCGCAGGAAAACACGGCGAACTTTCAGCACTGGTTTGAACTTCTtagtgatgaggagaaggggaaacTGAGGGAGCTGGCTCAGTAGGACTTGGCCAGGACGTACAAAGGGAAGGTGCTGCCCTGGAACTCGGAGGCTGACTTGCCCGTGGGGCATTTCAGGCTTATGGACTACTATCAAGAGGTGCAGGAGGGGAGATTTGGGGATATTTTTagagggatgatgagatgggaaAAGGATAAGAAAATGAGAAGACTGGTTGGGGTCGCGTGAGTGAAAGTGGGAGGGTTGGATGGGTTTATTATGGGGATGTATATACGTAGGTGACAGCGATAGGTTTTCTGGGGGGGGGTAGAAGTTTATGTAGTCGGGGTGTACAAAGCGTTGATTTTATATAAACATGTCGTTAAATCACGGCAGGGCCAGAGACAGCTTATTAGCGAAAGAGGATGAATGTTGTCTGGAATGGGCCACTTGCAAGTTTTGCTTGACATCGAACTAGCTAATTCTTTTTGGTGATTCGTCATGGCGATAAAAGACAATGTCTCGTCACTAGCTTCCGACTTGGAGTTTGCCCATCAAAACAATAGCATCAGCTTCGTTTCTTCGTAATAACATCATAAAACGTACAACACTGCTACAAAACGCCCTTATCATTCTCCCCCCCTGCATCTCTTCTCAAAAAGTTTATACTCCCATCAAATAATatcacccccaaaccccccaaatccccctccaaacccactacctcccctaccaccacccggtctcccacccccaaacctaGGCTGGCCCCCCGGACCAAGCGGATCCCACCTCGCCCCAGGCGGAACCTGCCCGTCAAAgctcccatctccctctcccctcggTCCCTGAAACAACGGATCGTCAAACGTGGGATGCATACCGCCCCCTGCAAACCCTCCGCGCCCACCTGGTCTCCTTAGCCCGCCCGGACCGACAAAGCTGCCTCTGATGGGATCATCCGGTCCCAGGCCGGGAGGGTACAAATCGTTATGTCCCAGCCCTCCGAAATTCCCACCAGGCATGTTGAGGGGACCTCGAGGGGGTCGGTTGACTTCGTACTCGTCTTCAAAGTCAGGTGGCGGGAAGTCACCGGCTGGGATTGGccttgggggagggttggcgAGCGGGTCAGGGGCAGGGTAAGGGTTTGGttgggctggtggggggaggtgaggggggtcTTGTGGTCTACGGGGGTTAGGATCAAGACGGGtggctgatgctgctgggtCTTCTTGATAGCCCTCTTTTTGGAGGGATGGTATCAACCGTTGGATGATGGAAATTTTGAGCAAAGAGGCGAGGTCGGTTATACGTGCTTCGGAGATGAAGACGTTGGAGAGTTTGGAGTAGAGGTCTGAGCGGTCTTCGTTGCCTTCGGGTGTCATGGTTATGCGGACTGGgagggaggcgttggagatgTAATCTTTGGGTGTGATTTCGAAGCGGGCGATGCGTTCGTCTCCGGTGGCCAGCCCCCGGACTTCAATCTTGGAGCCGAGGCGGTCGATGCGGATGACAAATTGCATGGAGGATTGGGGGTGGGCGTAGACGAAGCTGTGGGAGCTGGCGGAGGCGTTCCATGGcggggggaggcgaggggcGAGCTTGGCGCACTCGGACTCGATCTTTTGGTCTTCgttgaggccgaggaggcggaaggagaggttggtgaagcaGCTGTGGATGAATAGGGTGATGGCgtcgagggaggagctgaggTCGGAGGTGGTGTCGTCTTTGgagtgggtggggagggctTCGACCATGGAGCCTAGCACTGAGGCTGGGCTGAGGGGGTCGGTTGTCATTGTGAAGGTGATGGTGCGAGAAATAGAAACTGGACTGATTTGGCGTAATGTGTTTGGATGGTATCGGATGATGTGGATGTAATCAGGTTTTAAAGAAACTTGGTGAAGTAGAAGGCATAAAGAAGGTTCAACGTTCATGCGACCACTCGAAGCTTTGGCGGGGGTGCGGGGACCCTAGACCCACTGACGTAAGGTGCTGCCTATACTAGCGACTCTCAGCCCTACGGGTGGGGTGTTTTGGACCTTCCACCAATGACAGATTAGAGTCGATTAAAGGGAGCACTCAGGAGCAACTGACATCACTTGGAGACTGTTGTAAGCCGCAAACCAACAAACAGTGCCACTATCATACAACATCAACTTCATTCTCCTATCTTATCACAATCTTTTTGCGTATGTAGCATTCTGATGCATCACCAAAATGGTACCTCTGCGGTCTCTTGATCGTCTGATCCTGAACTCAAGGTGCTGTTCTCACAAAAGTTTCTTCCTTTCATTCCCCAGAATATCCACCATGGCCATTTCCATGTCCGCTTCACCGCTTCTCTCTACATATGCCCAAGTGGGCAAAATAGCCATCAATGCTCAAGTGTGTAGCAACCAACCCCTACCCGACATCAGGTTGATATTTATTACGAGTATACTAATCTACATTACTCACTAAAATCTATTGTTTTCGATCTCAGGTGTTGATGGTACAAGAAAGATTCATGACCACCTGCTCGGCATACATCTATCGATCGGCATCATGGCCAGCCGGAACCTCTTCACTGTTGTCATTCTCAACTTTATTTACATCTCCTTCGCTTTTATCTTCGCTGGCATTCGAACTTTGACTTTTGCTCTTGAGGGTGTCGCTGTAACCATCCGCTggcgcatcatcatcaccgggCATGTTATCGTTATCGTCATCCCAGGGCGACAAGTCTCCGTCAGGTTTGTCCGGGAACAGAGCTATCTGGAGGAAGATCAATCTGCGACCGTGGTCATGGATAGCATCCAGGGTGGGCTGGCACCACCCATACTGCCGCTCGAGTGAGTCCTCTGATACTCGTTGATCGATTTGCAGCTTCAGCCGCTCGTCAATGACGATTCTCTTGATGAACACGAGCATGTCGTTCATGGTTTTGATAGCCATTGCATTATTCCTTCTTTCCTCGGCCTCTCGTATCAAGTCGATGAACTTGATGATCTCCACGAATATGCAACGGGGGAGGAAAAATAATCGTCATGGCCCGTCGTGATTGCAGGGTATTGCTTGATGTCTTCCAGCCCTGGCAGTGCTGCCTCTATAAGCTGGCAAGCGAAACATCCAAACTTCACGGCGTCCTTCCCCATTGTCGCAGTCAGGGTCGCCAACGGGGCGAGGGTAATCCATGGATTTCCAGAACGTTGTGTCGTCCACCTCTTCTGGAAGACAGGGGTTCCCAAACACGGCCTGGTACCGGTCTAGGAAGGGCTTGGTTTTGACACCTTTTCGGAGACGTCTGGAGGGTAGAGCCTGTGGCGAAGGAAGACGTTTGACAACGTGACGGCACGATGAGCGCCCCAGAGGTTTTGTAAGGCTGTGCCAATCTCAAACATAAACCGGAGGATGGTGTGCCGGTTTTCCACGGCCAATGCCTCGACTGGATGTCCAGAGTCAAAGCCCTTGGTACTGTCCCGGTTCTCGAAACGCTTCTTTACAGTCTCCAAAAGTTGCCCGCCTTGAGCGTGCTCAAACACCAGGCCGTGTGGATATTCTAGCTTGGTGTTCAACCGGTCAGTTGCTCTTCGCGCAACATTGTAATCAGTATCACCCAAGtgctggaagaggaagttATGTAAGAAAAGCTCTTGCGCTGGGAACCTTGCATATCCCATGAGCTGCAGCGTATTCCTCACGCGATTTCCGGTCACGCCGATTTCCGAAAGATAGGTCAGCCTCTGGAAGCAGTCAACTCCCAGTTCGGCCTTTTGCTTGTTCTCCAGGGAAGCACCAGTTTTGACCGATGATTTTGACCACTGCCTTGTCATTGCCAGAATTGAAATCGTCATAGCGATCAAATCGAGGTGCTGAGATCCATGGAACCAGAAAGACCGTCCCCATGGGAGTGTCGCTGAGCATTTTAGTGCCGCCAAGGTCAAAATCGCTTGCCTGAAACTCGGAGATAAATTCATCTAGGGCAGGATGAGGATAGCTGCCTCGGGGAAGCTTCACCTCAAGCCAGTTCGAGTTAACCTGGTGAAATGAGTCGCTGCTGGGTTGGAAAGCAGGTTTTTGAAATTTCAGGTTGAAGTAGGAGtttgctctcctccccctccatccaacCCCTTTTTCTCACCTTTACTACATGCTGGCGTAGCGAACGTGCTTTGATTCCAGGCGAGTTCTCCAAGATGTAGATCGTGTCGGGATCCTGAAGCTTGCACAATTTGTCTAGGCCTGATCCACGGACCAGGAGGCAGTCGTTCTACATCGACAACACCGTCAGGTCAATAACATCGAAATTGTGTAAATCAAAGATGTATCAGTAGAAATCGCCCAAGCTGTCCAAAACCGGTTCATGTTCTGCCACAGTATCACTTCGCTGAGCTTCCGTCTCGAGTACACCAACCCAGAGTCGTTCGTGGTAGCACATCATTGCACTACACCAGCTTCCAAGATACCGGCATTCTTCGGGTGACGTTTGTCCGCAGTCGCAGAGAGCATACTGTCCAGGAAGCGGCTTCCCACACCACTG belongs to Podospora bellae-mahoneyi strain CBS 112042 chromosome 6, whole genome shotgun sequence and includes:
- a CDS encoding hypothetical protein (EggNog:ENOG503NUWQ; COG:S), whose product is MTTDPLSPASVLGSMVEALPTHSKDDTTSDLSSSLDAITLFIHSCFTNLSFRLLGLNEDQKIESECAKLAPRLPPPWNASASSHSFVYAHPQSSMQFVIRIDRLGSKIEVRGLATGDERIARFEITPKDYISNASLPVRITMTPEGNEDRSDLYSKLSNVFISEARITDLASLLKISIIQRLIPSLQKEGYQEDPAASATRLDPNPRRPQDPPHLPPPAQPNPYPAPDPLANPPPRPIPAGDFPPPDFEDEYEVNRPPRGPLNMPGGNFGGLGHNDLYPPGLGPDDPIRGSFVGPGGLRRPGGRGGFAGGGMHPTFDDPLFQGPRGEGDGSFDGQVPPGARWDPLGPGGQPRFGGGRPGGGRGGSGFGGGFGGFGGDII
- a CDS encoding hypothetical protein (COG:U; COG:Y; EggNog:ENOG503NYWN; BUSCO:EOG09260IU8), which gives rise to MDAHLVRVLVDTQKPQEAPRKQAELELQHAQRNPDFPLALTRIGLSQQLAVGIRQASLSALRRFVEKNWQPEGNDPDHVPISDETKEYLKTTILNLAIAPEDEQDERKVKVSASLLISKIAVADFPHNWPNLLPTVLGIMPTGNDAQLHGALRILQDLVEEAITDEQFFSLARDIITACYEVALNVNRKSQHRALAVAVLRACFDLMEVVKDGHKKEVKAFADEVLSGWLPFMEQVVSSPLPEVANADNQPEEWYGPVALKIQVLKTLIKIKTVFGSLLLPQSPKFFTVTWQELKRLGPVYEALYVTSDSQSRLEDTDGLPYSVDVLVLDELDFLNQCMRASPVAKSLEAEIASHGSVHNTPWVLELMEILVRYGQVSQEEEGLWELDVSLYLAEETSVSSNYTARTACGDLLIKMGEWMGENAFVGLYAFTKTLFVGEHPSWQKQEAALFLFISLFNDFYDCEKNIPLDMSHAWLELVNYAIGRQDLPMLRARGYLVAGALARTFEPALGLLDAVITAMNQDESELVQVACVKAVEGFIIGGAPIEAQVPIIVAIQQFLESKDMSDLDDAEDLLVTLLDTLRSAFKMDYRIVLSPESKALDLVFLVVKHGAANLQVDGLVNDIFYELAERIQQIEDPALYTALCSKALPSITSTFDVANLTQDEPLVTIAAEILAVLLNFGVEPLPAGLVATVLPKVNRLLMSSDEAEVLRPAAEAVKYMLQHDHQQMFNYQDENGRSGLEVCLHIIDRLLGQNLEDNAAAEVGGVAAELVEKAGQERLGPFLQQLLQAVAQRLDSAQNVGLIQSLILVFARLSEVGAHDVVEFLSSININGQNGLQVVLTKWLENSVNFVGYEETARNIIALSKVYALNDPRVAQVQVRGQLIIPEGNRIRTRSQTKLQPDQYTIIPAPLKILKLLVDDLVTASGAQPASKVAAAAASQFADLDSDDGSEGWEDETNDLVNLGAAVSAGNFDFGDKVRNDETGEYLRVFFVKAAQENTANFQHWFELLSDEEKGKLRELAQ